A window of Ptychodera flava strain L36383 chromosome 1, AS_Pfla_20210202, whole genome shotgun sequence contains these coding sequences:
- the LOC139143403 gene encoding zinc finger MYM-type protein 2-like: protein MSDSDQDLFITQSSFRPVESDNGSSNDDMCGFSPTRFLNEFDAFQCANSDEFIADGQKSEILNVKAKVVDETLRVGALVSDSDLLKIYDENIPANTMKKMQWSAQLFERWRNERNRRILEGEVETENLSVIEPSLLQMTNDEINFSLARFVQEVKKRDGSNFPGNTLYEIIMGIQKYVSEYARIVKFMNDPIFKDLQRSLDCVMKSRAKSGLGVHKKQAQIITFAEENILWDKMLLGDYTLSRCWTPNCICFGLNFALRGGQEHRNLRHKNSQIQLRVDGAGRKFLEYHEDVSKSNQGGLKSRKLQPKVTRAYENTDMPERCIVRLYERYNQLCPSDRPDGAYYLYPLSKPTTICWYTNRPLGHNALNGTVARMCKQAGIDGYRSNHSLRATAATRLFDANVDEQLICEKTGHRSNAVRSYKRTSDRQQQNISRILQGHVGEPPKKLACIQLTSQSIAKREDAQVSSDSQRRSEV from the exons ATGTCTGACTCCGATCAAGATCTGTTCATAACCCAGAGCTCTTTTAGGCCTGTCGAATCAGATAATGGTTCTTCTAATGACGATATGTGCGGGTTTTCTCCCACGcgatttttgaatgaattcgatGCGTTTCAGTGTGCTAATAGCGACGAATTTATTGCTGATGGCCAAAAAAGTGAAATCTTGAATGTGAAGGCAAAAGTGGTCGACGAGACTTTACGAGTTGGTGCACTAGTTTCGGACTCggatttgttgaaaatttatgatgaaaACATACCTGCAAACACTATGAAAAAAATGCAGTGGTCTGCGCAGTTATTTGAGAGGTGGAGAAACGAAAGGAATAGACGAATTTTGGAAGGTGAAGttgaaactgaaaatttaaGCGTTATAGAACCTTCTCTACTTCAAATGACAAacgatgaaataaatttctctTTGGCTCGCTTTGTTCAAGAAGTAAAAAAACGGGATGGATCTAATTTTCCAGGAAATACCCTATATGAAATTATCATGGGCATTCAGAAATATGTAAGTGAATATGCTAGaattgtcaagttcatgaaCGATCCAATTTTCAAGGACCTACAGAGAAGTTTGGATTGCGTGATGAAATCACGAGCTAAAAGTGGGCTTGGTGTACACAAAAAACAAGCACAAATTATAACTTTCGCCGAGGAAAATATACTTTGGGACAAAATGCTCTTGGGAGATTACACCCTCAGTCGTTGTTGGACACCCAACTGTATCTGTTTTGGTCTAAATTTTGCTCTACGGGGAGGTCAGGAGCATCGAAACTTGCGACATAAGAATTCACAAATTCAACTGAGAGTCGATGGTGCTGGTAGAAAGTTCCTTGAATACCATGAGGATGTAAGCAAATCCAATCAAGGAGGTCTAAAATCCAGAAAACTCCAGCCAAAAGTAACGAGAGCATATGAAAACACTGATATGCCAGAAAGGTGCATTGTTCGTCTCTATGAACGATACAACCAGTTATG tcCGTCCGATCGACCCGACGGTGCATACTACCTATATCCACTCTCCAAACCTACCACTATTTGCTGGTATACCAATCGACCTTTGGGCCATAATGCTTTGAATGGAACAGTTGCACGGATGTGTAAACAAGCGGGAATTGATGGGTATCGCTCTAACCATTCCCTAAGAGCTACTGCTGCAACCAGACTATTTGATGCAAACGTCGACGAGCAACTGATTTGCGAAAAGACGGGTCACCGAAGCAACGCTGTAAGAAGCTATAAGAGAACATCTGATCGACAACAGCAAAACATCAGCAGAATTCTACAAG
- the LOC139132316 gene encoding matrix metalloproteinase-19-like, translated as MLRPWYIILVFSVVCLLEVGARPTMNATNYLMSFGYLQPSGENGDGEMRDAVMNFQRMANLEMTGDLNDATMQMMEKPRCGVEDMIGSAVMGTNTNDTDNTKFMPRLKRYALSSVKWSKTDLTYKYVSFTEDLSIADQKAAIERAFKHWADVTPLSFTEVNGGEADILIEFAAGVHSDGFAAKFDGPGGVLAHAYFPESGDAHFDDDETFTVNSHEGINLDFVAAHEFGHSLGLAHSSVPGALMAPFYSGYDPDFSLPQDDISGIQALYGELEADEDDSTDDMVMETPDACNTTFDTVFMDGRENTYVTKGGYIWLVLSNGVAENYPKKIGEVYPGLPNDITAAFTSPWTHRTFFFKGRRIWRYTGQTLDEGYPKRTDNTGLPRRPDGVFVWSGDGKIYVFKGSRYYIWNEFTEKVYPGAVRRIRKHWRGLPKGIDAAFQWKNRRTYFFKDGEYWRYDDLAMEVEAGYPKSTARWWIGCEEPVRRRD; from the exons ATGCTCCGACCATGGTACATAATTTTGGTTTTCTCTGTTGTTTGTCTTCTCGAGGTTGGAGCAAGGCCTACGATGAACGCGACG AATTACCTTATGTCGTTTGGTTACTTGCAACCAAGCGGCGAAAATGGTGATGGCGAAATGCGCGACGCCGTGATGAACTTCCAGCGAATGGCCAACCTAGAAATGACCGGTGACTTGAACGACGCCACTATGCAAATGATGGAGAAGCCTCGTTGTGGTGTAGAGGATATGATTGGTTCAGCGGTAATGGGAACGAATACGAACGATACCGACAACACGAAGTTTATGCCCCGACTGAAAAGATACGCCCTAAGCA GTGTGAAGTGGAGCAAAACAGATCTGACCTACAAATATGTGAGTTTCACGGAAGATCTGTCGATCGCTGATCAGAAAGCAGCCATTGAGAGGGCTTTTAAGCACTGGGCTGACGTCACACCATTGTCCTTTACCGAAGTAAACGGGGGTGAAGCCGACATTTTGATCGAATTCGCCGCAGGTGTACACAGCGATGGGTTCGCGGCAAAGTTTGATGGACCAG GTGGCGTTCTTGCGCATGCGTACTTCCCAGAGTCAGGCGACGCTCACTTCGACGATGACGAAACATTTACCGTGAACTCTCACGAGGGCATCAATTTAGACTTTGTAGCCGCCCATGAGTTTGGCCATAGCCTGGGTCTTGCACACTCTTCCGTCCCTGGCGCCCTGATGGCGCCCTTCTATTCAGGATACGATCCAGATTTTTCTCTGCCGCAAGATGACATTTCAGGAATCCAAGCTCTGTATG GTGAACTTGAAGCTGATGAAGATGATTCAACAGATGATATGGTGATGGAAACACCAGACGCTTGTAATACGACCTTTGACACAGTCTTCATGG ATGGTCGAGAGAATACCTATGTAACTAAAGGCGGGTATATTTGGTTGGTGCTTTCAAACGGTGTTGCCGAAAATTATCCTAAGAAAATTGGTGAGGTTTATCCCGGTCTCCCAAACGACATTACGGCTGCATTCACGTCGCCATGGACACACAGAACATTTTTCTTTAAGG GTCGACGTATTTGGCGCTATACGGGTCAAACTTTAGACGAGGGTTATCCAAAAAGAACGGACAACACGGGCCTACCACGTAGGCCTGACGGAGTATTTGTGTGGAGTGGTGACGGTAAAATATACGTCTTCAAGGGTTCTCGGTACTACATCTGGAATGAATTCACCGAAAAAGTCTATCCAGGTGCTGTCAGGAGAATTAGGAAACACTGGAGAGGTTTACCGAAAGGAATCGATGCTGCGTTCCAGTGGAAGAACCGACGTacttattttttcaaagatGGCGAATATTGGCGTTACGACGATTTGGCCATGGAGGTTGAGGCTGGGTACCCAAAATCCACCGCGCGCTGGTGGATTGGTTGCGAGGAACCTGTTAGGCGGAGAGACTAA